The genomic window gggaaaggagcGGCCCCCACCTCTCCAGACTGGTTCTCGTTGAGCTTGTGTCCCAGGGTCAGCTGCCGGAAGTCGATGCCAGCCAGCTTGTTCAAAGTCCCGTTGCCTAAAAGAGGAGACCATCAGCCAGGCACAGCCTGCAGAAGGAGCCCCCCACCGCCCAACCCACTGGGCAAGGAGAGTCCCcttctcccctctgccccccccggcTCCCAGGTCTCCCCCTTCCTGCAGGGCTCTTACGGGGTCTCGTCCGTGTTGTGCCCTTCCAGAAGGTGTCCTTGAAGGGGATGCGCGTGAGGCTCTGGCCCAACTTCTCTGCTCGctctggagggggtggggagagaaaacagGGATGTTGCGCAGGTGGAAAGGGGTGGGAAGGGCCCCCCCATAGCGCCTGGAGACTCACTGAACAGGCAGGGCCAGGAAGCAGGAGgggaaccccaagggaagaaggctcagagccctccGGGGGTTGGGGGTGAGACCGTGGGGAGTGGTCAGAGGCAGGAGACtgggaagaggtaacagggcttagtcaGCTGggatccagaatcagaggcagaaggagggcggccaagaggcagagatcaggcaggctgGAGAAGAAGCACATCATGCACTCGGGGAGATAGCTTGGCTGAACAAGTGTGTACAAACACTCTAAACAAATTAACAAATGTAGTCTGACCCCAAACAAAGGGGGAAGTAGCTGAAGGCAGCCGCTGAGCAGGGAGGGGGTTAAGCAGGCAGGGTGGGCAGGAGCCGCGCTCACCTTTCAGGGAGTCCCGCAGGGGCGCCTTGGCCTTGTCCAGGGGTGTCTCCCCATATTTGTTGCAGATGCTGACGAGAGCCCCGCTGGCCACCAGGTCCTGAAGGACGGGGAGGGTGGGAAGTGAGGCAAATGACCGTCTTCCCACGGAAGCCCTTCTtgcccagccccctccccatggGGCACCAGGTCTTCCACCAGACCCACTCCCCACAGGTCACCCCTGCCCTCCTATTAGGGGGCTTTCATTTAGGTTTAAATTGTGTGAATTGGGGTAAATGAATTTGCTTGAACAGAGCGTGAATGTTGCCACCGCGGCAGGAAGAGACCCGGCAGCCCCAGGTGCCTCTGCCAAAGCAGCCCTCACCTCAGCCACCTGCTCCTGGGCCCAAAAGCAGGCGTAGTGGAGGGGGGTGTTCCCGTGTTCGTTCACCGCGTTGATGTCGGCCTTGAACTGGATCAGCTGAGCAGGACAAGAAGACAGAGGGTGGGCTGAGGAAGGAAATCCCACTCCAAAAGACCCCCACAAAGtgaaattcaccccccccccggagggaGATGCGCCAGACGGCcaccctcttccctctccctgcAGGGGGCGCCCtaagacccagaggaggaagtggGGAAGCAGGGGGTGGGGCCAACCGGGAGCCTTGGGCAGCCCCCTCCCTGTGGGGTCCCCCTACCTTCTGGACAATGTCCCGGTGGCCGTGGCTGGCAGCCAGGTGCAGCGGGGTGTCGTCCCCCCGGTTCATGACGTTGATGCGCGCCCCTCGCATGACCAGCATGTCCACCACGCTGGAGCGGCCTTCGCGGCAGGCCCAGTGCAGGGGGCTGAAGCCGTGGTCATCgctgcagggaggagaggggcCCGCTCAGTGCCCAGGGCAGGAGAGGGGCCAGCCTGGCCAGGGGGCAGAGCTCCAGGGGCCCCGGGGCCCCTGGTCAGGGCTGGGAGCGCCAGAGGCAGGAGCAGCCTGTGAGAGGCTGGGAGCGCAGgaatccctcctcctcccctgagcTCACTCTTCTTGAGCCAAgccaggagaagaggaagacCAGGCCTTAAAAGGAGATCTGAGCCAGGAAGCCGGGGCAGCCCGAGGCCCCAGCCGGGACAGCAGCGAGGGGGCCAAGCAGATGGGAGCATCCCAGGGGAGAAAAGCAACCACTGGCCCGGAAATCGAAGGGTCGCCTAGTCcggcccctgcaaggcaggaatctcagctaaagcatccttgacagatggccgcccaacctcaacttaaaaagctccaaggaagaaGCGTAGAACAGATCAGAAGGGGATCCTGGCCGGCATCACAGACCCCACCCATCCTTCCTGCCCCCCCATATCCCTTCAAGCCTTGGGGACcagactgggtgggtgggggtggcagtGGCTGCTTCAGAGGACTAGGAACAGGTTCAGGACCAGAGGGAAATGAAGCCCCCCATTTGCCTGACCCTGGACTCCCTAGAGGGATTTGGGGGTCCTTGCACAGCCTCCATATTCCAGCTGCCTGCCCCCAGGGAAGGAGGCTGGCTCCTTGGGCAAGGGGCTTCTTCCTTTGATGGGCAGCCAGCCCTCGCACTTCACCCCACCCCAGGGCTCCTCCACAGCAAGGCTGAAATGAGGGGAGACTCTGGGCAGCCTCCCTCGCTGGGCTGGTGCTTCTGGACTCCCGCCACCTGCTCTGCCatccaggctcccccccccccccagctccgcCATCAGAATTCCTGCCGGCGTGTTTCGGAGCTGCGGTCATTTCCTGTCCTTTCCAGCCAAGGGGACGAAATGCAGGATGAAGGCGGCTTGGGGGCGCGGGGGGCGGACAGGGGGTCtggggcttctccctccctccctcccgctcccCACTCACCCCTGGTTGAGGTCGTTCTCCGTGTTGTCCAGCCAGAGGCGCACGGCCACGGCGTTGCCCTCCCGGCACTGGGTGAAGATGTCGTCCATGGTCCCTCCTGCCAAAGGAGGGCGGGGAGGGTCAGCCCGCGGTCGGAGCCGCGATGAGCCCCCTCGCCCCGCAACCCGGCTGGCCCCCGCTGCTCGGCCGTCCCGGGCAGCTGCACCCCACCCGCCCCGAGTAACGGTCCCGAGCAGTCCCGATTCAGGGCGGGTTCCTGGCGGGAAGAGCGTCCTGCTCTGGGGCCGAGAATCTGGGCTCTAGGTCTGGGCAGGAGCCCCCCGACGCCGCCCTTCCGCAGCAGAGAGCCGCTTCCTCGGACCTGGGCAGGGCGCGATGCGGCGCTGCCCGACAGCTGAGCCCCCCAGGGCAAGAGAGCGGGAGCGGCCGCCCCGAGGAGGAAGCCGCCCTCCCGGGCCCCGTCGGGCAAGGGCAGCGACGGACGGGCGTGGCCGGGGCTGCTGCGAGGCGAGCGGCCGGGCTGCCCCACCCCGACCCCGGGGATCCCCGTCTCGCCGTCCCCTTTACCGTGCCCGATCGCGGCGGCGGCTCCGTGTGTGGCGCGTCCCGTCGGCTCGGCTCCTCCCCGCCGCTCCCTCGGGCGGCTCCCGCCGGAGACCGCCCCCTCCCGGCCTCCGCTCCCCTCCGACGGCCCCGCCGCTCCCGCCCCGCCCGGCAGCAGAGGCTCCGCAGCAGCGGCCACGGGCGCCACCAGGCGGCGCTGCAGGCCCGGGCGCCCCGCCTCCGTCCCAGGCAGGCCCCCTGGCCGGGCGGCGGCCCAGGCCGGACTCCgctccccccgcccgcccgcccggcgcGCCCCAGGCCCGGGGGTCTCTCTCCGCCCTCGCCCTCCCAGGGCGCCCCTTCCTCCGGCGCCCCTTGCTGGGGCGGCCTCCGGGCGGCAGGGGGAGCCCGCGGGCCGCTCTGGCGGTGCTCTCTAGAGGGCAACCCGGAGAGCCGGAACTTCCGCCGGCGTGAGCgctgctgggctgctgctgctgctgccgcttctTTCCCCGGGACGATGTTCGAGGAGGCCCCGTGGGGCGAGGCGGCGGAGCTGGGGCTGCCGGGCCCGCGGGCCGAGGCGAGTCCCCTGGCGGGGCGGGCGGGGGCCGCGCGGGGTCCCTCTGGGGGCCGCCCCCCGCCCAGCCCCGCCGCGCGCCGGCGCCTCCTGGCCACCCTGCGCCGCCTGCAGAGCTCGGCGCCGCCGCGCCCGCCTTCCCCGTCCTCCTCCGGCCGAGGCAGCAGCGCGTCGGACTCGGAGGCCGAGCAGCCGCCGGAGAGGAAGCGCCCCAGGAAGGGGCCGCAGGCGGGGTCGCCCCCCGGAGCTCCGcagtcgcagcagcagcagcgcctccCGGCCCGGAAGGAGGAGCCGGCGCCCCGAGCAGGTGATGCCGCTGGGCTGTGGCCGAGGACGAAGGCCGAGAGAATTGCCCGGTGTGCAGAGGCGGGTCAGGGGGGTTAGCCTGGGTTGTAGTTCGGGTGGCGGCAAGCGCAAGCTGCCTTCTCGCGGGACTCTGGGCGGCTGAGgttctgcttgtggatttcccatcaGGGTTGTCCACTGTAAGGCTATGATGTTGGACTAGGTTCTTATAATCGTATGAAACCTTCCCTGCATCTCAGTCCCTGGGGGCCTCTCCAGGTGGGGCGGGGCTGGTCCCTCTGCCTGGAACCCCAGAGGGCTGGCAGTGCACAGAGCCCTGGACTAGAGAGATAAtctggcccgggggggggggcccgATGGAGCCCAGGGCTAAACGCCTCTGTCCTTGCCCTGTCCAGACAAAGCGGCTGGAGGCGGAGACCCTGAGCCCAGCAGCAAGCAGAGGAGCGCTGGGGCAAAGGCAGCTGGGGCAAAGGACCAAGAGGAGGAGCCAAGGCTGaccaggagacagtggaagaaccGCCAGAAGAACAAGCGTCGCCAGAACAGGTTCAAGGCAGGGCTGGGCCGCGAGGAGCCCCCtgtggcctctgcagcagcagaggaGCCCCCTGCAGTCCCCGCAGCAGCAGAGGAGCCCCCCAGCAGCCAGGAAGATCCAGCAGGCCAGGAACTTCTCAGCGAAAGGGCAGCATCCCTGCGGCTGCGCATGGAGGAGCGGCTGGAGTCAGCGCGCTTCCGCTTCATCAACCAGCAGCTCTACACATCCTCCAGCCAGCAGGCAGTCCAGCTCTTCCAGGATGACCCCGAGGCCTTGGCGGTGTATCACCGGGGCTTCGCCCGGCAGGTGGCCCAGTGGCCTGAAAACCCTGTGCAGCGCTTTGTGCGCTACCTGCGCCAGAGGTAAGGATGGGGGGGGTTGGCCAGCTCCCCCCCTTCAACATGTGCTGGTTAAGCAAACATTTGCGCATGTTGCAATGTCATAGCTAATGTATAGAAGTGTTTGACAGGATGGGTGCACAGTCTAACTTTGCCCCTCCCCTCACAGACCAGCATCACTCGTGGTGGCAGATTTTGGTTGCGGGGACTGCATGCTGGCACGCAGCGTGCGGAACAAAGTGCACTGTTTTGACCTGGTGGCTCTGGACCCCCGAGTCATTGTCTGCGACATGGCCCAGGTACGTTGGGGGGAGGGCCTTCCTTCTCCAGGCTTGGGAACAGCTGTGTGATGAGCCCATGCAGGTGGGCTTTGcttcactggaggcttttaagcagagcttggacagCCACGTGTCAGGGCTGCATTGAGTGTGATTCCTACagtgcagggggttagactagatggcccttgggtgtCCCTCccagctccatgattctatgactacctCACACACATGGTTTTCCGATTGTGcctccctttttgctccttctgtgCAGGTCCCCCTGGATGATGAATCTGTTGacgtggctgtgttctgcctggCACTGATGGGTACTAACCTGCAGGAGATCTTGGAAGAGGCCAACCGTGTGCTACGAGTTGGGTAATTGTGGGGTCCTGTGGCAGTGAGGGGGA from Podarcis raffonei isolate rPodRaf1 chromosome 4, rPodRaf1.pri, whole genome shotgun sequence includes these protein-coding regions:
- the LOC128412287 gene encoding basic salivary proline-rich protein 2-like translates to MRRCPTAEPPRARERERPPRGGSRPPGPRRARAATDGRGRGCCEASGRAAPPRPRGSPSRRPLYRARSRRRLRVWRVPSARLLPAAPSGGSRRRPPPPGLRSPPTAPPLPPRPAAEAPQQRPRAPPGGAAGPGAPPPSQAGPLAGRRPRPDSAPPARPPGAPQARGSLSALALPGRPFLRRPLLGRPPGGRGSPRAALAVLSRGQPGEPELPPA
- the RRP8 gene encoding ribosomal RNA-processing protein 8, with amino-acid sequence MFEEAPWGEAAELGLPGPRAEASPLAGRAGAARGPSGGRPPPSPAARRRLLATLRRLQSSAPPRPPSPSSSGRGSSASDSEAEQPPERKRPRKGPQAGSPPGAPQSQQQQRLPARKEEPAPRADKAAGGGDPEPSSKQRSAGAKAAGAKDQEEEPRLTRRQWKNRQKNKRRQNRFKAGLGREEPPVASAAAEEPPAVPAAAEEPPSSQEDPAGQELLSERAASLRLRMEERLESARFRFINQQLYTSSSQQAVQLFQDDPEALAVYHRGFARQVAQWPENPVQRFVRYLRQRPASLVVADFGCGDCMLARSVRNKVHCFDLVALDPRVIVCDMAQVPLDDESVDVAVFCLALMGTNLQEILEEANRVLRVGGTLLVAEVASRFPDVRAFVAALARLGFRLLRKDVTGSHFFTFELRKAEAAKRKGRGEGALPGLALRPCLYKRR